The Cucurbita pepo subsp. pepo cultivar mu-cu-16 chromosome LG15, ASM280686v2, whole genome shotgun sequence genome contains the following window.
ATTCCTCTTCTTGTCTATTTGTCTATTTATATAAGTTGATATTATATATTGTATTCCGAACAGTTTTGTGAACGAACTTCTGAAGAATTCGGTTTCTTGTTATTATAAATTTCTCCGTTTTCGTTTTAAAGCATGTTCAATAACTATTGGCTCGGAGTTCTTACTTCAAAATTAGAAGTGGaagattcaaatctctatATCACAAATTTGTCGAACAGATTTatgagtttttaattttgcatCTAAAAGGCTTTTTAgcttaaaaaaacatgtacCTTTTGTTCTTGATCCAGCATGTTTCCATTGCAGGGAAGAACGATTCCATTGCAAGGAAGAACGACGTACCATGATACTTTCTATTTTGTCGTCTAGCTTTGATCTCTGGTTTGATGGTTGTACGCAATAAAAATCTGGTACATTCCATTTTGTTTCCCATCCCCGTCTTTTGAAACACTTtagatttatttcttttgtttaggTCTTGACTTCTTCGCTATGATCTTCACAATAGTTCATATAAGAGCCATAGCCGTTTCAATTCCTATTCGTGTTACGATAGTTCTAACTTTCAATTGTCTTAATAACATATAAGCCCCTTTTAGCTTCCTAGCATTAAGGCCATAAAATGCCACATTCTTGGTGGATTTGGTCATGGTAAATTACATTACTTCATCTTCTAGTCTTCACAGTTCAAGAATTTTTTGCTCGTAGTCATAACAATTCAAACTTAAGTTGCCAACTTAAGTAAAAAAGTACATAGCCTATTCCAAAGACTAACAAAATCCTATGCCAATAGCAGCAGAATGACCAGTTTGCTGATAAATTTAAGTTGCTAGCTTGAAACCAGCAACAAATCACAAACCAAAGTCATTATTCTAGTAATACCTGCCACTGAAGAACTGAGAGTAGGCTATCTTTGCAAGCCATAATATGAAATTGGACCCAACTACACTGCAACTTATGACACCAGCTCTTCATGTTGAGTACCGTACCATATTTTTGAACCTCCACGTCTTGTATGTGCTCAAGTACAAGATCATGATATAGCTATAACTTACCAGATCGAGAACAATAACGATTCCTATCGTCACAGGCCTGCAATGAATCACTGAATACTGACGTAGTGCTTGCCTTTTGGCATTcccaaaaacaacaaatttgaAGACAATAATTGTAGCTATCAGCTCAGCAATGGCATGAAATAAATAGACAAACAACCAATGCCCTATacatagaaagaaagaaaaataaatacaacttcGAGTGTTGGAGATGTTCAACTACACAACAGATGAGAAACTATATCCTGTGGCTACTAGCTTTACTtctaaaagaatttgaacccaACTTTTGACTCATGTGCATCATTTGGCCAAATAAATGACCTTCAACAGAGTAATGGAATAAGATACAGCACGAACAAACGAATCTCGTGTGTTAGttatttttcatcaagattaattaaattgcTATAATGAACAAAAGTCAGgtattaattagaaaattttacttGGTATCGTATTCATCTGGACCACGATTCTCACATAACCATAATTGAAAGTATCTCTCAATTGTCTGCAGCTAAAACAGTATACAGATAGGAAAAATAATTCCTTAAGTAGAGATATGGCAATAATGCAAACTGAAAAGGTGGCAGCAAGAACATGTTCTTTCACCTCAACATTCATGACAAAGGGTGATCTCGACTCAATATGGTACAATTGATCTTGGCAGTGCCAACTTATTGTTTTTGCTTCTCACCAGCCTGTTTAAGTTAACAGAAGAAATTATCAGAAGAGTAGAAAATTATGGAGATAATAAACTCGATaaaagaagaatatttttatgctctatgaaaatggaagtatacttaaaaagtcaaaagCTCATGGAAAGACTTGATGGGAGGGTTAATATGAGTTAGAAGATCCTAAACTAGGTATTGATACtgttctctccaaccaactaGGGTACCCTTGTTGGCAACACATTGAGAATGCTGAATGACTCCTTTTGGTGTGTCCTTCATTCATCTTTAGTGGAAGGTATTCTAGGTGATTTTAACATATgatgtgtaacagcccaagtccaccgctagcagatattatccactttggcccgttatgcatcgccgtcagcctcatggttttaaaacacgtatgctagggagaggtttccacacccttataaagagtgctttgttcccctctccaaccgatgtaggatctcacagtccaccccccttcggggcccaacgtccttgttggcacactgcctcgtgtccaccccctttggagctcaacctcctcactggcacatcgcccggtgtctagttctaataccatttataacagcctaagtccaccgctagcaaatattattcgctttggcccgttacgtatcgtcgtcagcctcacgattttaaaacacgtctgctagggagaggtttccacaccttataaagagtgctttgttcccctatccgaccgatgtaggatctcacatgaTGTCTTTAATAGTCAATATAGTTCCCTTTCTAAGGAAAGCTATTGCTCTTGTGGTTCAATGCTATCAAGGCTACGTTTGGTTTGTTCGGTTATCGGAACGTATTCTGTGGTATTATTAACGTACGATGTATTTGATGGTCAGTATGGTTTCCTTCATGGTTATTATTTCCAAAGAAAAGCTATTTGTTTATCTCCAATTGGAATAATCATGACCCTTAGTCTCATTACtagcaagaaaataatagttaaaagagttagagagagagagagagagagagagagagagagagaccttTTGGAGTTTCTTTAAAATGGAATCTTCAAATGCTTGGTAACCAGCTCCTACTAAATTATTCAATCGATTATGCTCTGGTGATTTCTCAGCAGCGGGCATCTCTACTGAAGAAACTGGTTGAAGGGGCAAAACTAGTAAAGGGTTAGATAGATCACCAAGCACAGATCTAGTAGAGGCAACCTGCAAGACAAATACAACCCAAGTATAATTACTATAATAGTTTAAGTCGTAGTTTTGGAAAAAGTAAGCTAAAAACAGATGAGGGGAAAATAAGTTAATGGCAAAACTCACTGCAGCATCTTTACTCGACATTACGATCACCGCTgaacctttcttcttcttattatgCCTAATAACAACATCTTCAACCTCACCAAACTTCGAAAACATCTCTCTTAATTTCTCTGCAGTATAATCCTCGCCAATCTTCTCCCATGAAACCTTAAGCATCCTCTCTTTGTCCATTGTAGATCCAGGATCACCATCGCTATTCTTTCCAACTCCCCCAGTCTCCTTCTTTGGTGGAAATGTTGTGGGTGCTCCTTTCTTCGCGTGCATAGCTCGAATTCTAGCAATCTCTTCCTTTAGCTTTTTGgcaattttttcttcctctgctaGTTCTTTTGCAGCAGGGTCGGGAGCAAATGCAGATCGCTCTCTTGCTTCAAGGTCCGTCATCATTTTCTGACGCTTAGAATCACGCTCTGATTGTCGGCGATGCTGCTCACGTTTTACTCTTAGAAGATCATCGAATAATTTCCTTGCCTTCTCATCCTTCAGAATCTCGTAGGATGACTTCAGAATTTGGAAATTAGCATGGGCATTTGGATCATCTGGCCTCTTGTCAGGGTGCAATTCCAAAGCCTTTGCTCTGTATGCTTTAGATATCTCTTTCTCAGAGAGCTTGGATCCTTCCTCACCCGAAGGCAACCCAAGAACAGCATAATGATCGACATCCATGTCTACAAGAATTCAAGAACAACCAACAAATTTCAGACAAACCATAACCAAAAACACCCACATACACATCACAATTAGCAAGactcagaaaagaaaaacttcaaaatgtGTAAACGAACTTGCAACAaatcttaaaaagaaagatcttAAGTAGAAATAaacacataaaaaagaaaaaaaattcacccATATTCCAATCGAAAATAAGCAATTTACACCAAATTACCTCAACTAAAATGTATGATACTACCATATCCACCAAGACTGGATCGACATACCAAACAAATCGAACGGTTATGTGCCTATTGCTCGTAGTCAAAGAATTTCATCATTTGATAAACAGGAAATGTACCGCGCATGATTCAGAGGTACAATTCCAAACCAAGATTGCAACCAAAAGCGTCATATATCATCAAGCCCTCTCAAAGACAAATATTTGTGAACCTCCCATTCAAAGTCCTTATAAATCAATAACTGTtcctaaataaatttgttctaATATCCCATccatgcattaaaaaaaaaaaaaaaaaaNNNNNNNNNNNNNNNNNNNNNNNNNNNNNNNNNNNNNNNNNNNNNNNNNNNNNNNNNNNNNNNNNNNNNNNNNNNNNNNNNNNNNNNNNNNNNNNNNNNNNNNNNNNNNNNNNNNNNNNNNNNNNNNNNNNNNNNNNNNNNNNNNNNNNNNNNNNNNNNNNNNNNNNNNNNNNNNNNNNNNNNNNNNNNNNNNNNNNNNNNNNNNNNNNNNNNNNNNNNNNNNNNNNNNNNNNNNNNNNNNNNNNNNNNNNNNNNNNNNNNNNNNNNNNNNNNNNNNNNNNNNNNNNNNNNNNNNNNNNNNNNNNNNNNNNNNNNNNNNNNNNNNNNNNNNNNNNNNNNNNNNNNNNNNNNNNNNNNNNNNNNNNNNNNNNNNNNNNNNNNNNNNNNNNNNNNNNNNNNNNNNNNNNNNNNNNNNNNNNNNNNNNNNNNNNNNNNNNNNNNNNNNNNNNNNNNNNNNNNNNNNNNNNNNNNNNNNNNNNNNNNNNNNNNNNNNNNNNNNNNNNNNNNNNNNNNNNNNNNNNNNNNNNNNNNNNNNNNNNNNNNNNNNNNNNNNNNNNNNNNNNNNNNNNNNNNNNNNNNNNNNNNNNNNNNNNNNNNNNNNNNNNNNNNNNNNNNNNNNNNNNNNNNNNNNNNNNNNNNNNNNNNNNNNNNNNNNNNNNNNNNNNNNNNNNNNNNNNNNNNNNNNNNNNNNNNNNNNNNNNNNNNNNNNNNNNNNNNNNNNNNNNNNNNNNNNNNNNNNNNNNNNNNNNNNNNNNNNNNNNNNNNNNNNNNNNNNNNNNNNNNNNNNNNNNNNNNNNNNNNNNNNNNNNNNNNNNNNNNNNNNNNNNNNNNNNNNNNNNNNNNNNNNNNNNNNNNNNNNNNNNNNNNNNNNNNNNNNNNNNNNNNNNNNNNNNNNNNNNNNNNNNNNNNNNNNNNNNNNNNNNNNNNNNNNNNNNNNNNNNNNNNNNNNNNNNNNNNNNNNNNNNNNNNNNNNNNNNNNNNNNNNNNNNNNNNNNNNNNNNNNNNNNNNNNNNNNNNNNNNNNNNNNNNNNNNNNNNNNNNNNNNNNNNNNNNNNNNNNNNNNNNNNNNNNNNNNNNNNNNNNNNNNNNNNNNNNNNNNNNNNNNNNNNNNNNNNNNNNNNNNNNNNNNNNNNNNNNNNNNNNNNNNNNNNNNNNNNNNNNNNNNNNNNNNNNNNNNNNNNNNNNNNNNNNNNNNNNNNNNNNNNNNNNNNNNNNNNNNNNNNNNNNNNNNNNNNNNNNNNNNNNNNNNNNNNNNNNNNNNNNNNNNNNNNNNNNNNNNNNNNNNNNNNNNNNNNNNNNNNNNNNNNNNNNNNNNNNNNNNNNNNNNNNNNNNNNNNNNNNNNNNNNNNNNNNNNNNNNNNNNNNNNNNNNNNNNNNNNNNNNNNNNNNNNNNNNNNNNNNNNNNNNNNNNNNNNNNNNNNNNNNNNNNNNNNNNNNNNNNNNNNNNNNNNNNNNNNNNNNNNNNNNNNNNNNNNNNNNNNNNNNNNNNNNNNNNNNNNNNNNNNNNNNNNNNNNNNNNNNNNNNNNNNNNNNNNNNNNNNNNNNNNNNNNNNNNNNNNNNNNNNNNNNNNNNNNNNNNNNNNNNNNNNNNNNNNNNNNNNNNNNNNNNNNNNNNNNNNNNNNNNNNNNNNNNNNNNNNNNNNNNNNNNNNNNNNNNNNNNNNNNNNNNNNNNNNNNNNNNNNNNNNNNNNNNNNNNNNNNNNNNNNNNNNNNNNNNNNNNNNNNNNNNNNNNNNNNNNNNNNNNNNNNNNNNNNNNNNNNNNNNNNNNNNNNNNNNNNNNNNNNNNNNNNNNNNNNNNNNNNNNNNNNNNNNNNNNNNNNNNNNNNNNNNNNNNNNNNNNNNNNNNNNNNNNNNNNNNNNNNNNNNNNNNNNNNNNNNNNNNNNNNNNNNNNNNNNNNNNNNNNNNNNNNNNNNNNNNNNNNNNNNNNNNNNNNNNNNNNNNNNNNNNNNNNNNNNNNNNNNNNNNNNNNNNNNNNNNNNNNNNNNNNNNNNNNNNNNNNNNNNNNNNNNNNNNNNNNNNNNNNNNNNNNNNNNNNNNNNNNNNNNNNNNNNNNNNNNNNNNNNNNNNNNNNNNNNNNNNNNNNNNNNNNNNNNNNNNNNNNNNNNNNNNNNNNNNNNNNNNNNNNNNNNNNNNNNNNNNNNNNNNNNNNNNNNNNNNNaaaaaaaactgaaattaGTTACGGTTCTACGACGCCGTTTCATCTTCAGAATGAATCGATCTCTTCAGGAATGCTCTGCAGCGCCGGACTCCAAGTCGCGGCGGCTAGTTTCGCTCGGAGAAATTGCTTTCGTCTCATAATAGCCAGCCTCTGTTCGACGGAGACAGACGCCGGAGCAACTCCGCCGCCGGCCATGGCTTCGAGAACTTGAGCTAAATCTGTCTTCTTCACCACCATCTTTATCCGTACGACTCCGTCTTCTTCGTTCTGAGAAACGAAACCAGTTCCTTCTCTGCTTACTTTGGCAATGGCTTCCAGTAGATTACTGGCTTTCGCATTTTTCCGGCCTCGAGCTCTGAAAAGTCGCCGGAAAGCTCCGTTCGGCGACGCGGTCTGCTTCCCGTCGATCATATTGTTAGGGTTTTCAGGTGAAATTGGATCGAATCGGAATCGGAATCGGCGACGTTTAAATAGAGGGAGGGAAACTAAGATTTAGcgaatatttaaattacaagaaCGCGGCTCGAAAGctggatttttatttttatttttattttttcaaaactgAAAATTCCTGATTCTAGAAAacgagaataaataattacttgaattatataattgattggatatttttaatagaagtttatgttgacatatttaataaaaattatttttaaaaatctatttctGAGGTTTAATCcattttattaacaatttttcaaaaaaatatattttagttttaaatttttaaaaataaccatTGAAGAaatggttattattatttttaagtaattaaagtaattaaaaattttcattgaatgtttaaattaaatatgtttaggGGGCAGAGATAGGAAATGTTTCATCATCTTGATTCTCATGGCCTATTTCTGTGAGATCTTATCGATTGGAGtagggaacaaaatattattttataggcgcgttttaaaactgtaaagctgacgacaatatgtaTCGGGTCAaggcggacaatatctgctagtg
Protein-coding sequences here:
- the LOC111776510 gene encoding uncharacterized protein LOC111776510 (The sequence of the model RefSeq protein was modified relative to this genomic sequence to represent the inferred CDS: added 156 bases not found in genome assembly) gives rise to the protein MIDGKQTASPNGAFRRLFRARGRKNAKASNLLEAIAKVSREGTGFVSQNEEDGVVRIKMVVKKTDLAQVLEAMAGGGGGGGVAPASVSVEQRLAIMRRKQFLRAKLAAATWSPALQSIPEEIDSF
- the LOC111811115 gene encoding dnaJ homolog subfamily C member 17; translation: MDVDHYAVLGLPSGEEGSKLSEKEISKAYRAKALELHPDKRPDDPNAHANFQILKSSYEILKDEKARKLFDDLLRVKREQHRRQSERDSKRQKMMTDLEARERSAFAPDPAAKELAEEEKIAKKLKEEIARIRAMHAKKGAPTTFPPKKETGGVGKNSDGDPGSTMDKERMLKVSWEKIGEDYTAEKLREMFSKFGEVEDVVIRHNKKKKGSAVIVMSSKDAAVASTRSVLGDLSNPLLVLPLQPVSSVEMPAAEKSPEHNRLNNLVGAGYQAFEDSILKKLQKAGEKQKQ